Proteins encoded in a region of the Altererythrobacter ishigakiensis genome:
- a CDS encoding leucyl aminopeptidase encodes MQIQFSDTSPADTSLIAYIANKDDLPTRLERAIVEGAAAARFKGSPGQFFEGFVEREDKVVRVALAGAGNPDAEPHRREEALEKAGAVLAAKYLTSGERDLVLDFASSDLDAAGAASVLLGLRLRSWRHDAYRTKLKDEQKKSLSQVTVVNAPAGTEGAWEDAAAVAEGTEFSRHLAAEPPNKLYPVSFVELCKDRFAGTGAELIVLDEEQMAELGMGALLGVGQGSEQPSRILAIKWDGGKEGEAPIAFVGKGVTFDTGGISLKPPVGMWDMKWDMGGSGAVAGAMLALVKRKAKANIVGVVGLVENMPDGNAQRPGDIVTSMSGQTIEVLNTDAEGRLVLCDALTWTQRTFKPSRIVDLATLTGAMLIALGKEHGGMFANDDDLADDLAAAGKQVGDKLWRLPLGAEYDKLINSPICDMKNIGPREGGSITAAQFLQRFIENDTPWAHLDIAGMVWSDKPGRTWDKGATGYGARLLDTFIRNTAEG; translated from the coding sequence ATGCAAATCCAGTTTTCCGATACTTCACCCGCAGATACCAGCCTGATTGCCTACATCGCAAACAAGGATGATCTGCCAACCCGGCTTGAACGTGCAATTGTCGAAGGTGCGGCGGCTGCTCGCTTCAAAGGTAGTCCCGGCCAGTTCTTTGAGGGGTTCGTTGAGCGCGAGGACAAGGTTGTGCGGGTCGCCTTGGCTGGAGCTGGAAATCCAGACGCGGAGCCGCATAGACGCGAGGAGGCATTGGAGAAAGCCGGTGCGGTGCTGGCGGCGAAATATCTAACATCTGGCGAACGCGATCTGGTGCTGGATTTTGCGAGCAGCGATCTGGATGCAGCGGGCGCAGCATCGGTGTTGTTGGGATTGCGCCTTCGTAGCTGGCGGCATGACGCATACCGCACAAAGCTGAAAGATGAGCAGAAGAAATCCTTGAGTCAGGTTACGGTGGTGAACGCTCCGGCTGGAACAGAGGGGGCATGGGAAGACGCGGCAGCTGTCGCGGAAGGCACAGAATTCAGCCGCCATCTCGCCGCCGAGCCACCTAACAAACTTTACCCTGTAAGCTTTGTTGAGCTGTGCAAAGATCGCTTTGCAGGCACCGGTGCCGAGTTGATCGTGCTTGATGAAGAACAGATGGCAGAACTCGGCATGGGCGCGCTGCTTGGCGTGGGTCAAGGCAGTGAACAGCCTTCGCGTATTCTCGCGATCAAGTGGGATGGCGGCAAGGAAGGCGAAGCGCCAATTGCATTCGTCGGCAAAGGTGTGACCTTCGATACGGGCGGCATCTCACTGAAGCCTCCTGTTGGCATGTGGGACATGAAATGGGACATGGGCGGCTCTGGCGCGGTCGCAGGCGCCATGCTCGCACTGGTCAAGCGTAAGGCCAAGGCCAACATTGTCGGCGTCGTCGGCCTGGTTGAAAACATGCCGGATGGCAATGCGCAGCGCCCCGGCGATATTGTAACTTCGATGAGCGGACAAACGATTGAGGTGCTCAATACCGACGCTGAAGGGCGGCTGGTGCTGTGCGACGCGCTGACTTGGACGCAGAGGACTTTCAAGCCCTCGCGAATCGTTGATCTTGCTACGTTGACAGGCGCGATGTTGATCGCCTTGGGCAAGGAACATGGCGGCATGTTCGCCAATGATGACGATTTGGCTGATGATCTGGCAGCGGCCGGTAAGCAGGTGGGCGACAAACTGTGGCGTCTGCCGCTGGGCGCGGAATATGACAAGCTGATCAACTCGCCGATCTGCGACATGAAGAACATCGGCCCGCGCGAAGGTGGATCGATCACAGCGGCGCAGTTCCTGCAACGCTTTATCGAGAATGATACGCCTTGGGCGCATCTGGATATCGCGGGCATGGTCTGGTCAGACAAGCCGGGTCGTACCTGGGATAAAGGC
- a CDS encoding LPS-assembly protein LptD gives MSPLPQSLLPARSRVKLSLGALAAAIAFALAAHPALAQDDASIAPDAIKPIEEQVTQLDPDALPSVVNSRIIGFEADNLEYDNEGDGEVIIASGNVLLSSEDNSVRADQISWDRQSRTIYASGNVRLVDSSGNQLFTDSLELTERFEAGAIDELLVSLRAGGRLAARGGQRGSDGDVILNDAAYTACPVTTLEGCNKTPSWRITASRIIYNPDDSTVSFDGAVLELFGARILPMPGLAFRTDGSAISGFLVPDLRISESNGVEVSGSYYWRLAENKDLTLGARFFTQATPLISAEWRHLTSKGAYQVKGYGTHSRRISTFTGNPTTERDLRGYLFANGRFQFDPEWSLSGSVRLASDRTFLRRYDISRDDRLRSTFNIERVNDQTYFSLAGWATQTLRLEARQGQVPMALPIIDFRHRLADPVLGGTVELQANTLSLVRDEGQDTQRAFAGARWDLRRLTGLGQVVTFSALARGDVYHSDENGFTTTEIYRGNEGWQGRGIAIGAIDVEWPFVGKAFGGTQVIKPRLQLVASPAIRNLEIPNEDSRAIDLEDSNLFALNRFPGYDRVEDGVRLTYGLDWELQRPGWRVKSTVGQSYRFDTQRTILPDGTGLSERVSDFVGRTELRFKDTVKLTHRFRIDKDNLQIRRNEFDATIGNARTYVELGYLRLNRDIEDFEDLQDREELRAAARVAFARYWSIFGSGVVNLTDRNEDPTFSSDGFEPIRTRLGIAYRDECLEFGLTWRRDYVTAGDAERGDTFQLTFALRNLGLR, from the coding sequence ATGTCCCCGCTGCCGCAGTCTCTTCTGCCCGCCAGATCACGAGTAAAATTGTCGCTGGGCGCGCTGGCGGCCGCCATTGCGTTCGCGCTGGCCGCGCATCCGGCGCTTGCGCAGGATGATGCCAGCATAGCGCCTGACGCGATAAAACCGATTGAAGAGCAGGTAACGCAGCTCGATCCCGATGCTCTACCTTCTGTAGTGAACAGCCGGATCATCGGTTTCGAGGCAGATAACCTCGAATATGACAACGAGGGGGACGGAGAAGTCATCATTGCCAGCGGCAACGTGCTGCTGTCTAGCGAAGATAACTCGGTGCGGGCAGACCAGATCTCTTGGGACCGGCAAAGTCGAACCATCTATGCAAGCGGCAATGTCAGACTGGTGGATTCAAGCGGCAATCAGCTGTTTACTGACTCCTTGGAACTGACAGAGCGGTTTGAAGCAGGTGCGATTGATGAATTGTTGGTCTCGCTGCGTGCAGGCGGCCGTTTGGCCGCACGTGGCGGCCAGCGCGGCTCGGATGGTGATGTGATCCTGAACGATGCCGCCTACACAGCTTGTCCTGTCACTACGCTGGAAGGATGCAACAAGACGCCAAGCTGGCGGATCACAGCCAGCCGGATCATCTATAATCCGGATGACAGCACGGTGAGTTTTGACGGCGCGGTACTGGAACTTTTTGGCGCGCGTATCCTCCCTATGCCCGGTCTGGCCTTTCGCACTGATGGCAGTGCGATTTCCGGCTTCCTGGTCCCTGACCTGCGGATCTCCGAATCAAACGGCGTCGAAGTCAGCGGAAGCTATTATTGGAGGCTCGCCGAAAACAAGGATCTTACTCTCGGCGCCCGTTTCTTCACGCAAGCGACACCACTGATTTCTGCGGAGTGGCGTCACCTGACCAGCAAGGGTGCCTATCAGGTCAAAGGTTACGGAACGCATAGCCGCCGCATCTCAACCTTCACAGGCAACCCAACGACTGAGCGCGATTTGCGCGGTTATCTGTTTGCCAATGGCCGGTTTCAATTTGACCCGGAATGGAGCCTTAGCGGATCGGTGCGGCTTGCTAGCGACCGGACTTTCCTGCGCCGTTACGATATTAGCCGTGATGATCGTTTGCGTTCGACCTTCAATATAGAGCGCGTCAACGATCAGACCTATTTCTCACTCGCAGGATGGGCAACGCAGACCTTGCGGCTGGAGGCCCGGCAAGGGCAAGTGCCGATGGCGCTTCCAATTATTGATTTTCGGCACCGGCTGGCGGACCCAGTTTTGGGCGGGACAGTCGAGCTTCAAGCCAATACGCTTAGTCTGGTGAGGGATGAGGGTCAGGATACCCAGCGGGCGTTTGCGGGGGCGCGTTGGGATTTGCGCCGCCTAACGGGCCTTGGCCAGGTAGTGACTTTCAGTGCACTCGCGCGCGGCGATGTTTATCACAGCGATGAGAATGGCTTCACCACTACAGAAATCTACCGCGGCAATGAGGGATGGCAGGGCCGCGGAATCGCAATTGGCGCAATTGATGTCGAATGGCCGTTCGTAGGCAAAGCCTTCGGCGGTACACAGGTGATCAAGCCGCGCTTGCAGCTGGTTGCAAGTCCGGCGATCCGCAATCTTGAGATTCCCAACGAGGATTCGCGCGCGATCGATCTGGAAGACTCAAATCTTTTCGCGCTCAACCGTTTCCCGGGATATGATCGCGTCGAAGACGGTGTGCGCTTGACCTATGGCCTTGATTGGGAGCTTCAGCGGCCGGGATGGCGGGTAAAAAGCACCGTCGGGCAATCATATCGGTTCGACACACAACGCACGATCCTGCCTGACGGGACTGGCCTGTCCGAACGTGTTTCCGATTTCGTTGGTCGCACTGAGCTTCGCTTCAAGGATACTGTCAAGCTCACGCACCGATTCCGCATCGATAAGGACAATTTGCAGATCCGACGCAATGAATTTGACGCAACGATTGGCAACGCGCGAACCTATGTCGAACTGGGCTATCTACGCCTCAATCGCGACATCGAAGATTTCGAAGATTTACAAGACCGTGAAGAGCTTCGCGCCGCGGCGCGCGTGGCATTTGCCCGCTACTGGTCCATCTTTGGATCAGGCGTGGTCAACCTGACCGATCGCAATGAAGACCCCACGTTCTCAAGCGACGGCTTTGAGCCGATCCGCACGCGTTTAGGCATCGCTTATCGTGATGAGTGCCTAGAGTTCGGCCTAACCTGGCGGCGCGATTATGTCACCGCAGGCGATGCGGAGCGCGGCGATACATTCCAGCTCACCTTCGCGCTTCGCAATCTGGGATTGCGATAA